GTCCGGTTCTGGAATCAATGGGGCACCAACGTACTGGTAGCGCCAGTCCGCAGAATGGTACGGACTCTCCTTTACCTTTGATTCTCCAACAGATGGCCGACTGCGACCAAGCTGTGCGGTTGGAGCTTATACGGGaatttgcagcagcagcagcacgcgAACGCCAAGCTGAACGAGAATTCACCGCACGACAGGCAGAGGCCGAGAGGCAGCATCAGCTGGAACTAGCACGTGCCCAGAGGTCCAGTAATTTCCCACCCAACCGTGAGTCCAGTGAGACGGGACACCTTAAACCCCGTTTAGATCACTTCCCggtgatggagaaggatggggACCTGGACACGTTTCTCAGAGGCTTTGAGAAAATTTGCAGACAGTACCAGTTGCCTTGTGAGCAGTGGGCGCGGTACTTGACCCCAGGACTGAGAGGCAAAGCCCTGGAGGTTTTTGTCTCCTTGCCCAGAGACAAGGACGGTGACTATGAGGCCATTAAGCAAGCCCTCATCCAGAAATACAATCTCTCGCCAGAGATGTATCGGAAACGATTCCGGGCTATGCAGCGTGGACCTCATGACAGTTACTCAGATGTCGTTGATGGATTGAACACCAACTTTCACCAGTGGATCGAAGGACTGTCTATCCACACCTTTGAGGATCTCAAAGACCTGATGGTCAAGGATCAGTTTTTGCACCTGTGTCCCGCAGAAGTTCGTCAGTTCATCTTGGACCGAGAACCCAGAGACGCAGCACAAGCAGCCAAGCTGGCCGACACCTACACTGCCAATCGGGCCCCGCACTATCAGAAGCCGGCAGtgaccagctggaaagggggtaAGCAGACTTCTACCAACTCTGTCCCTGCTACTCGACCCTCTGGGGGTTTGCTTTGCCCATGGCGAGGGTATTTCTTGACTGGGGGGCTGGGAGTGGAATAAGGGAGGTGGGAGTGACGGATCATATTCCCACGGATGTCTTATTAGCCACTGATCTTGGTTCCTTAGTCTCCCACTATGTACCTGCTGATGTCAGGGAGGATTCACAGGTTCCTGGCATTTCGTGTGAATCCCCCTCATTGGTTGGTGCTAGTGCGGAGGTCTATAAAGATGACCTCACTGTTTGTACTAACCCTTTAAATGTGATAAACATGAGTACTAATCCTGATGACAATTACATAGGTAATGAATCTGATGTATATAACCAGGACTGTACCAGGCTTCCatctgtccccctcacccctgatCCTCAGCAGGTGGGCGGAACAGATTGTAAGTACATAGCTGTGGTGACGCGTAGTGGGCGgggccactctgacacagtgagtGGAAGCTCCTCTGCGGTGTGtataccagcagctggagggtcagcTGACAGCTCACAGTTGACTCAAGGCATTAGAGCAGACGAGGTGATGTCTGGCAACTCTCAAAGTGACTGGGCCCAATTTCAGGCAGCTTTGCTGACTGATGGGACGTTACAGAAACTGAGAGAGCTGGCTGATAGCACCCCGGCTGAATCGGATACCGAGCGGATAACCTGGGATCAAGGCCGTCTCTATAGGCAGATGATTCCCACTGAGGATCAACCGGAATGGGTGCAGAGTAGGCAGCTGGTAGTGCCTCGTCCATTCCGGGAGCGACTACTGCAAGTGGCCCATGAGATACCCCTCGCAGGCCACTTGGGTATCCGCAAGACCCAGGACCGGTTGAAACAGCGTTTCTATTGGCCGGGTATGGGAAAAGAAGTGGCTAACTTCTGCCGGTCATGTCTGGTCTGTCAAAGGATGGGAAAGCCTGGGCATGTTCCCAAGGCTCCCCTCATCCCTTTACCGATCATAGATGAGCCGTTCCAGCGGGTGGCCGTAGATATTGTAGGACCGTTAGCAGTACCCAGTAGTTCTGGCAAAAGCTACATTCTGACCGTGGTAGATTATGCTACTAGGTACCCAGAAGCAGTTGCCCTATCCTCCATCAGGGCCGATAAAGTTGCGGATGCACTTCTCACCATCTTTTCCCGAGTAGGATTTCCTAAGGAGATGCTGACGgatcagggaacacagtttatgtCTAACTTGATGGAGTGCCTCTGCAAGAAAATACAGGTGCAGCATCTGGTCGCCAGTGCCTATCACCCACAGACTAATGGTCTGTGTGAGCGGTTCAATGGCGTCCTCAAGCAGATGCTCAAGATGCTTGTGGAGTCCCACGGACGGGACTGGGAGCGGTACCTCCCGCACCTGCTATTTGCTTACAGAGAAGTACCTCAGGCATCCACTGGGTTCTCTCCGTTTGAGCTCCTCTATGGAAGACGAGTACGGGGTCCCCTAGATCTCATCAAGGAATCCTGGGAGGGAGAAGTGGGTCACCCTGACGTCTCGGTCGTAGACTATGTACTAAGATTCAGGGAGAGGATGGAAACCCTGACCGGCCTGGTTCAGGAGAACATGGCCCAGGCGCAGGATAGTCAGAAAAGGTGGTACGACCGAAATGCCCGAGAGCGCATTTATGCCGTCGGACAAAAGGTGTGGGTACTAGTACCCATGCCTCAAAACAAGCTGCAGGCCGCATGGGAAGGtccttacaccattcaccagcggGTGAATGATGTGAACTATGTCATCACTATTGATCATATTCGCAAGAAGCACAAAGTGTTTCATGTTAACATGATCAAGGCCCATGTGGAGCGTGACACGTGCGTCATGCCAGTGTGCAGTCTGCCAGAGGAAGGGGAGAGTGACAGTCTAGTTGACGTCGTAGCTGATGCAAAGACCGAGGGGACCCTAGCCGAGGTCCAGCTGAACCCACAGCTAACAGAGACCCAGAAGTCCCAGCTGTGGGCGGTGCTGAACCCTTTCCTGTCCACGTTCACGGGGAAACCAGGGAGGACTAGCCTTGCGGTGCACCATGTAGACACGGGTGCGCACCTCCCTATCCGACAGTCAGCCTACCGGGTCTCCTTAGAGGTGCGGGCGGACATGAAGAGGGAGATAGAGGAAATGTTGGGCATGGGCGTGATCCAGAGATCCCATAGCTCATGGGCCTCACCGGTTGTTCTTATCCCTAAGAAAGACCGGACAACTCGTTTTTGTGGGGACTATCGGAAACTGAATGCCATCACGGTGTTCGATGCGTATCCGATGCCCCGCATTGAAGAGTTACTGGATCAGCTCGCCGGTGCCCAATACATCACGATTATGGACTTAAGTAGGGGATACTGGCAGATTCCCATGTCCAAAGAAGCCCAGGAGAGGTCAGCCTTCATCACGCCATTTGGGCTGTACGAGTAtgtcgtcatgccctttggcatGAAGAATGCCCCTGCCACATTTCAGCGCTTGGTTAACCAGCTGCTCGAGGAGTTTGAAGGGTTTGCAGTAGCTTACCTGGATGACATCGCTGTGTTTAGTCAGACCTGGGAGGATCACCTGTCCCACCTGTCACAGGTGCTACAGCGGATCCAAACAGCCGGGCTGACAATCAAGCCTGGAAAGTGTCAGATGGCCATGACAGAGGTCCAGTACCTTGGACACAGAGTAGGGGGAGGGACCTTGAGACCTGAACAAGGTAAGGTGGAGGCTGTTGTAGCCTGGCCCACCCCCAAGACCAAAAAGCAGGTGATGTCCTTTCTAGggactgcagggtactataggaaGTTCATTCCCAACTATAGCACTCTTGCAAAACCCTTAACGGACCTCACAAAAAAGAGATTGCCACAAGTGATTAGTTGGACCCCAGATTGTGAGCAAGCTCTAACGGCGCTAAAGCAGGCCCTGGCAAGCGCACCAGTCTTGCAAAGCCCCGACTTTAACCGCCAATTCATCGTCCAGACTGACGCCAGCGCATATGGCCTAGGCGCTGTGCTCAGTCAGGTCAATGCAGCAGAGGAAGAGCATCCCATACTTTACCTGAGTAGGAAACTGCTATCTAGGGAAGTAGCATACGCCACGGTGGAGAAAGAGTGCTTAGCCATCGTGTGGGCCCTGCAGAAGTTGCAGTCGTACCTGTATGGGCGCCGATTTACGGTCATTACTGATCACAACCCTCTGAGTTGGTTACACCGGGTAGCTGGTGACAACGGGAAGATGCTGAGGTGGAGTTTGGCGCTGCAGCAGTATGAGTTCACCATCCAACACGAGAAGGGAAGTAATCATGGTAATGCTGACGGATTGTCCCGGCAGGGCGAAGTGGTCGAGGATGGCGTGGGATATTGATGGATGGATCAATAGTCCCGTGCCATATCTCAAAGGGGGaggtgtgaggatgatcaatatatattcacgatcttgaataaaatatccctgatcactcatatttggcaaagctcctcccccccccccccccacaccttttttgtttctttttgaagctggtgtcctgttttcctttgggcactagatgtcatggctagatggattgggccatatagtgagagtcctggatattaacaggttcgcttatctcttaccagactgggggcgcaataaaacgtcctcatggcgtaatggctttatgacaaggggtctggctgcaatatgcatccagagttcacgcaggagacaatcagaggtcactgtagacgtctatggagaaatttgaccccttcagaaagatgacaagctgtcatattccagaggtgagattcgctacaggtcagcagggtagggagagggacccaccattgtaaaatcaagaaagtggctctaggggaacccagggaaacctgtaactcctCTAATCAGGTgcacaccagacccatggttggtatgcccgtgaccggcaggtgatgccccgtagtttgatgcccctggaatgctgatcggaaacgcgcctgccaagttatgaggatttgaaaatcttcaggcaagcgtctccggtcataaaagatggaccattagctcattagcatagtccctgtcacccccctgtgaggtcagaggagggagggagacaactgctctcaccatgcttgataaggcagggagtatgatgggagagtgttcaacacttggggaacttgttatgagtgtgttggcccgccgttcctgctaatccccatagcgttccagttccaaacagcccgatagcaaagtaggttctggttttctcctttttattttaagaactgtttttactgtgtatgtatgtgtctgtatattttgtaccatctcttttttttattgtgacctgtactgtatgcactgtccttttttatttgatattaaatttcactttatggttcaaaatatttttattttcatgaatTTTCATACAAGAAACATACAGTCATATTGGCAATGAACAAGGTATGAAGCCAAACAGCGATGCGTGCACACCAACAAATGCAAGAAGAACGCGATCCATAGTATTAACAGTGTTAACAATGGAAACACGATGAGAACGGAACGCAGCACACTCTAGTGCATGCCATACCCAATGCATTCCCCCAACTTAAGGAGTTCACTATGTGTGAAGAGTAGAGCTGAAAAGGAGGGATTAAAAGAAGAAAGAACAGAAAACGGGAGGCCATGCTTACATTCTGCAACGCATCGTTATACCTAAATGTTATGAATACCGTTCCTTTACCCTAACCTAAGGGCAagagaaatggaaagaaaaaaccaAGAACTccatcaacaacaaaaaaaaagggggcatgggggggggaacCCCCCATCCACCACGGATAACAAGACAAACATATAtacgaaagggaagggggggaaaaGAAGACACACAGGGGACAAACAGGGGGGGAAGGAAAGGAGGGGTAAGGGAAAGAATCCACCGCGCCAAATCCATCAGGTCTCCGATATCCTTAAGAAGTCACAGCCTACCCCCTTAAAGCGTAGGCCCCGCCAACCATGTGGCCAGCTCCGGAGACTCTTTAAAGAGAATCCATGATCTCCATCTCCGATTAAATTTGGACCCTATATTATGTTCCTCAGACCTCAACTCCTCCATACGCATGATTAGGTTAAAGGCCTCTACCCAGTTGCTTCGGGAGGGGGGAGCCTGTGACTTCCACAATCTCGGTATAATCTGCCGGGTTGCCACCAGGAAATACCCCAGGAGATCCTTCTTGATTTTGGAAAGAGGGCCAGGCAACACAGAGAGAAGAGCCATTTCTGGAGTAAAGGTTATGGATGACCCTGTAACCTTGTTGTATAGGTCCTGAACCCCTCTCCACAACAAGGCCACCGGTGCGCAGGACCACCATATATGCGTCATGGAACCCACCGCCGAGGAACATCTCCAACATTGgttggacactgagggatacatttTATGTAACTTTTCTGGTGTCCTATACCATTGGGTTAGAATTTTGTAGTTGAGTTCCTGAAGTCTACTGGACACTGATAATTTATGTGTCAGAATAAAAGACTTAGACCACTCTTCATCAGTAAGCTCTCTACCCAGTTCTCCGTGCCAGGCGGCCTGGAACCCCAAGGGCAGGTCCCCTGTCCCTTCAGAAATAAGAATGCCATATATCAGTgagatggtgtgtgtgggggcctcAGTGGCCACACAGAGGTGTTCAAATGATGTCAAGGAGGCTGTCAACACCGCCAAGGGAGCCAAGGACCTAATTTTCCCTTTCAATTGCAAATAATGAAGCCACACGCCCCCCCGCATGGGTCCCTCGCCCCTGATGTCATTCAGGGATCGGACC
The nucleotide sequence above comes from Dendropsophus ebraccatus isolate aDenEbr1 chromosome 8, aDenEbr1.pat, whole genome shotgun sequence. Encoded proteins:
- the LOC138799477 gene encoding zinc finger protein 24-like isoform X2, which codes for MAEAYRNYTRDGLRSLCEQRGLEGGNRSKDQLIQALMEDDARPEQPVVSTPSSEAAEGPVLESMGHQRTGSASPQNGTDSPLPLILQQMADCDQAVRLELIREFAAAAARERQAEREFTARQAEAERQHQLELARAQRSSNFPPNRESSETGHLKPRLDHFPVMEKDGDLDTFLRGFEKICRQYQLPCEQWARYLTPGLRGKALEVFVSLPRDKDGDYEAIKQALIQKYNLSPEMYRKRFRAMQRGPHDSYSDVVDGLNTNFHQWIEGLSIHTFEDLKDLMVKDQFLHLCPAEVRQFILDREPRDAAQAAKLADTYTANRAPHYQKPAVTSWKGGCKEENTSATYDPEEKTTVSRCDLPNHTEWFSKRFHVPLINEKIFPCSICEKKYRSEISGGQHLLSPDFGVEDTDIPGHSLEENPIILNILPLLHISNPSPEPAKEYSPDYKTDVLKHQIVNKSEKPYPCSICGKRFTDISNRSRHQKIHSGKKPFSCSECAKCFSRKSHLIEHHRIHTGEKPYSCSQCGKCFIHRSQLVIHQRAHSGGKPF